The Impatiens glandulifera chromosome 3, dImpGla2.1, whole genome shotgun sequence genome contains a region encoding:
- the LOC124932491 gene encoding iridoid oxidase-like: protein MEWTYSWLISLILLGPPLILYFIFHARRTRRLHSAQLRPPGPPGWPVVGNIFDLGELPHQTLYYLRAKFGPVIWLQLGSVGTLVVNSADSAAKLFKNHDLAFSDRKCPEALSVDNYNHGSVAIGNYSPYWRVFKRIGAMEFNASKRVNESVDIRRKCVDNMIVWIEEAAKGGTNGEIEIVHFLFLMSFNVVGNIIFSEDILKSESKEGKEFFDSMTKFVVWVGKPNISDFFPLLKSLDLLGIKRGTKKDLGNCLKIIENFVKERRQKRFKKSDNGKKDFLDVLLEFEGDAKEGLDKLSERNINIIITEIFLAGSETTSNSIEWIMSELLNNPNCMAKLKEELNRIVGRERKVEESDMDKLPYLHAIVKESLRLHPPLPLLLPRNSMEDVNFNGYFIPKGTQVLVNAYAIGRDPEVWDDPLDFKPERFLDKNIELAGQHFGVIPFGAGRRICMGFSLSLRVLQLATATLVHTFDLELGDSTSPGMIDMNEKMGLTVRKLIPLKVVPKKREL, encoded by the exons atggagtGGACTTATTCTTGGCTGATCAGCCTTATCCTATTAGGGCCACCTCTCATCCTCTACTTCATCTTCCATGCCCGGAGGACTAGGAGACTTCATTCTGCTCAACTCCGGCCACCAGGTCCTCCGGGATGGCCGGTGGTAGGCAACATATTTGACCTTGGAGAACTACCTCATCAAACCTTGTATTACCTCAGGGCTAAGTTTGGACCGGTGATTTGGCTGCAGTTGGGATCGGTTGGAACCCTTGTAGTCAATTCGGCGGATTCTGCAGCCAAGCTCTTCAAGAACCACGACCTAGCTTTCTCTGACCGTAAATGCCCGGAAGCTTTATCAGTAGACAATTACAATCATGGGTCCGTGGCCATTGGAAACTATAGCCCATACTGGCGAGTATTCAAGCGAATTGGGGCCATGGAATTCAACGCGTCAAAGAGAGTGAACGAGAGTGTTGACATCCGAAGAAAGTGCGTCGACAACATGATTGTTTGGATTGAAGAAGCAGCCAAGGGAGGGACTAATGGGGAGATAGAGATTGTTCATTTTCTCTTCCTAATGTCTTTCAATGTGGTGGGGAATATAATCTTTTCCGAGGACATATTAAAATCCGAGTCTAAGGAAGGAAAGGAATTCTTTGATTCCATGACTAAGTTTGTGGTTTGGGTTGGAAAACCTAACATTTCAGATTTTTTCCCATTGTTGAAGAGCTTAGATCTTCTCGGAATAAAGAGGGGGACGAAAAAGGACTTGGGGAATTGTTTGAAGATTATAGAGAATTTTGTGAAGGAGAGACGTCAAAAGAGGTTCAAGAAGAGTGATAACGGTAAGAAGGATTTCCTCGATGTTTTATTGGAGTTCGAAGGAGATGCAAAAGAAGGACTCGACAAGCTGTCCGAGAGAAACATCAATATCATTATAACC GAAATATTTCTAGCAGGATCAGAAACAACGAGCAACTCCATCGAGTGGATAATGTCGGAGCTACTAAACAACCCTAATTGCATGGCGAAGTTAAAAGAAGAACTCAATAGAATTGTCGGACGGGAAAGGAAGGTAGAAGAAAGTGATATGGATAAACTCCCATATCTACATGCAATAGTCAAAGAATCATTACGATTGCACCCTCCACTACCCTTGCTCCTCCCAAGGAATTCAATGGAAGACGTAAACTTCAATGGCTACTTCATACCAAAAGGCACACAAGTGTTAGTAAATGCCTATGCAATAGGAAGAGATCCCGAAGTGTGGGATGACCCCTTGGATTTCAAACCTGAGAGGTTCCTCGACAAGAATATAGAGCTTGCGGGTCAACATTTCGGGGTTATCCCTTTTGGGGCAGGTAGAAGAATATGTATGGGTTTTTCTTTGAGCCTACGAGTGCTTCAACTGGCCACCGCGACTCTTGTCCATACATTTGATTTGGAACTAGGAGACTCGACATCTCCTGGTATGATTGATATGAACGAAAAGATGGGACTTACAGTAAGAAAATTGATTCCCTTAAAAGTCGTACCTAAGAAACGAGAGCTATAA
- the LOC124930037 gene encoding iridoid oxidase-like, whose amino-acid sequence MEWTYSWLISLILLGPPLILYFIFHARRTRRLHSAQLRPPGPPGWPVVGNIFDLGELPHQTLYYLRAKFGPVIWLQLGSVGTLVVNSADSAAKLFKNHDLAFSDRKCPEALSVDNYNHGSVAIGNYSPYWRVFKRIGAMEFNASKRVNESVDIRRKCVDNMIVWIEEAAKGGTNGEIEIVHFLFLMSFNVVGNIIFSEDILKSESKEGKEFFDSMTKFVVWVGKPNISDFFPLLKSLDLLGIKRGTKKDLGNCLKIIENFVKERRQRGSRRVITEIFLAGSETTSNSIEWIMSELLNNPNCMAKLKEELNRIVGRERKVEESDMDKLPYLHAIVKESLRLHPPLPLLLPRNSMEDVNFNGYFIPKGTQVLVNAYAIGRDPEVWDDPLDFKPERFLDKNIELAGQHFGVIPFGAGRRICMGFFFEPTSASTGHRDSCPYI is encoded by the exons atggaGTGGACTTATTCTTGGCTGATCAGCCTTATCCTATTAGGGCCACCTCTCATCCTCTACTTCATCTTCCATGCCCGGAGGACTAGGAGACTTCATTCTGCTCAACTCCGGCCACCAGGTCCTCCGGGATGGCCGGTGGTAGGCAACATATTTGACCTTGGAGAACTACCTCATCAAACCTTGTATTACCTCAGGGCTAAGTTTGGACCGGTGATTTGGCTGCAGTTGGGATCGGTTGGAACCCTTGTAGTCAATTCGGCGGATTCTGCAGCCAAGCTCTTCAAGAACCACGACCTAGCTTTCTCTGACCGTAAATGCCCGGAAGCTTTATCAGTAGACAATTACAATCATGGGTCCGTGGCCATTGGAAACTATAGCCCATACTGGCGAGTATTCAAGCGAATTGGGGCCATGGAATTCAACGCGTCAAAGAGAGTGAACGAGAGTGTTGACATCCGAAGAAAGTGCGTCGACAACATGATTGTTTGGATTGAAGAAGCAGCCAAGGGAGGGACTAATGGGGAGATAGAGATTGTTCATTTTCTCTTCCTAATGTCTTTCAATGTGGTGGGGAATATAATCTTTTCCGAGGACATATTAAAATCCGAGTCTAAGGAAGGAAAGGAATTCTTTGATTCCATGACTAAGTTTGTGGTTTGGGTTGGAAAACCTAACATTTCAGATTTTTTCCCATTGTTGAAGAGCTTAGATCTTCTCGGAATAAAGAGGGGGACGAAAAAGGACTTGGGGAATTGTTTGAAGATTATAGAGAATTTTGTGAAGGAGAGACGTCAAAGAGGTTCAAGAAGAGTGATAACG GAAATATTTCTAGCAGGATCAGAAACAACGAGCAACTCCATCGAGTGGATAATGTCGGAGCTACTAAACAACCCTAATTGCATGGCGAAGTTAAAAGAAGAACTCAATAGAATTGTCGGACGGGAAAGGAAGGTAGAAGAAAGTGATATGGATAAACTCCCATATCTACATGCAATAGTCAAAGAATCATTACGATTGCACCCTCCACTACCCTTGCTCCTCCCAAGGAATTCAATGGAAGACGTAAACTTCAATGGCTACTTCATACCAAAAGGCACACAAGTGTTAGTAAATGCCTATGCAATAGGAAGAGATCCCGAAGTGTGGGATGACCCCTTGGATTTCAAACCTGAGAGGTTCCTCGACAAGAATATAGAGCTTGCGGGTCAACATTTCGGGGTTATCCCTTTTGGGGCAGGTAGAAGAATATGTATGGGTTTTTTCTTTGAGCCTACGAGTGCTTCAACTGGCCACCGCGACTCTTGTCCATACATTTGA